The proteins below are encoded in one region of Rhinolophus sinicus isolate RSC01 linkage group LG07, ASM3656204v1, whole genome shotgun sequence:
- the ANKRD22 gene encoding ankyrin repeat domain-containing protein 22, whose translation MGILYSEPICQAAYQNDFGQVWRWVREDSNCINVQDGFNGDTPLICACRRGHLRIVSFLLRRNADVNLKNQKERTCLHYAVKKRFTFFDYLLIILLMPVLLIGYFLMVSKTKQNETLVRMLLNAGVEVNATDRYGCTALHYACEMKNQSLIPLLLEAHADPTIRNKHGESSLDIAGRLKFSQIELMLRKAS comes from the exons cCCATCTGCCAGGCAGCCTATCAGAATGACTTCGGTCAAGTGTGGCGGTGGGTGAGGGAAGACAGCAACTGTATCAACGTTCAAGATGGCTTTAACGGAGACACTCCCCTGATCTGTGCTTGCAGGCGAGGGCACCTGAGAATCGTTTCCTTCCTTTTAAGAAGAAATGCTGATGTGAACCTCAAAAACCAG aaagagaGAACCTGCTTGCATTATGCTGTGAAGAAAAGATTTACCTTCTTTGACTATCTACTTATTATCCTCCTAATGCCTGTCCTGCTTATTGGGTATTTCCTCATG GTATCAAAGACAAAGCAGAATGAGACTCTTGTCCGAATGCTACTTAATGCTGGCGTTGAAGTTAATGCTACAGACCgt TATGGCTGCACTGCGTTACACTATGCCTGCGAAATGAAAAACCAGAGTCTTATCCCTCTGCTCCTGGAAGCCCATGCAGACCCCACGATAAGAAATAAG catGGTGAGAGTTCCCTGGATATTGCAGGGAGATTAAAATTTTCCCAGATAGAACTAATGCTAAGGAAAGCATCATAA